Proteins encoded in a region of the Pseudomonas shahriarae genome:
- a CDS encoding substrate-binding periplasmic protein: protein MLRLSRAVALLVLLLLVPTVAAERLRLVADAWPPFTDATLLNGGLATDIVSTALARAGFASDFEQVPWARALMGVGDGRYDVLINAWYDEARTQLGQFSDEYLLNRVRFIKRRDDPIEFQNLQQLHDYPVAVVRGYAYSAEFDADPQLQKVPVHNFAMAVRMLAARRVRLTVEDEYVARFHLARESPRVRNAVEFLPKTLSENSLHILVSLKNPRHEQIVAGFDREIARMKADGSYARLLKQHGM, encoded by the coding sequence ATGCTGCGACTGTCTCGTGCCGTTGCTTTGCTGGTATTGCTGTTGCTGGTCCCGACGGTGGCCGCAGAACGTTTGCGCCTGGTGGCAGATGCATGGCCGCCGTTTACCGATGCGACCCTGCTCAATGGCGGGCTGGCCACCGATATCGTCAGCACCGCCCTGGCGCGTGCCGGCTTTGCCAGCGATTTCGAGCAAGTGCCGTGGGCGCGGGCGTTGATGGGGGTGGGCGACGGGCGTTATGACGTGTTGATCAATGCCTGGTACGACGAGGCGCGTACGCAGTTGGGGCAGTTTTCCGACGAGTACCTGCTCAACCGCGTGCGTTTTATCAAGCGCCGTGATGATCCCATCGAGTTCCAGAACCTGCAGCAACTGCATGACTATCCCGTCGCCGTGGTACGCGGCTACGCCTATTCGGCCGAGTTCGATGCCGATCCCCAACTGCAAAAAGTCCCGGTGCATAACTTCGCCATGGCCGTGCGCATGCTCGCGGCCCGGCGCGTGCGGCTGACGGTCGAGGATGAGTATGTCGCGCGTTTTCACCTGGCGCGGGAATCACCCAGGGTGCGCAACGCGGTGGAGTTCCTGCCCAAGACCTTGAGCGAGAACAGCCTGCATATTCTGGTCAGCCTGAAAAACCCCAGGCATGAGCAGATTGTTGCCGGGTTTGATCGGGAGATTGCCCGGATGAAGGCAGATGGCAGTTATGCGCGTCTTCTCAAGCAACACGGGATGTAG
- the yccS gene encoding YccS family putative transporter has product MSSTSFKQSMRRLWALDKFSYSVRVFIALTGSMALCWYQDEMSLLIPLFLGIIASALAETDDSWQGRLNALAVTLVCFSVAALSVELLFPYPWIFAIAIALASFCLTMLGALGERYGAIASATLILSVYTMIGVDQRGGAVTDFWHEPLLLVAGAAWYGALSVLWQAMFSNQPVQQSLARLFRELGRYLKLKSSLFEPIRQLDVEARRLELAQQNGRVVAALNAAKEIILHRVGNGRPGSKVSRYLKLYFLAQDIHERASSSHYPYNALAEAFFHSDVLFRCQRLLRQQGKACQALAESIQLRQPFVYDASFAEALGDLNASLEHLRIQSNPAWRGLLRSLRALAANLSTLDRLLSDASNPDSLADASDSSLLDRSPRNLKEMWTRLRTQLTPTSLLFRHALRLPLALSVGYGMVHLIHPSQGYWIILTTLFVCQPNYGATRRKLGQRIVGTAIGLTVAWALFDLFPNPLVQSMFAIAAGLVFFINRTTRYTLATAAITLMVLFCFNQVGDGYGLFLPRLFDTLLGSLIAGLAVFLFLPDWQGRRLNKVLANTLTCNSIYLRQIMQQYAAGKSDDLAYRLARRNAHNADAALSTTLANMLMEPGHFRKEADVGFRFLVLSHTLLSYLSGLGAHRDTQLPADVREHLIEGAGKTLATSIDEIASGLANKQPIAVQSDAEEALAVELEQMPDEIDEAQRLVQTQLALICRQLGPLRTLAAHLIKETSAA; this is encoded by the coding sequence ATGTCCTCGACCTCGTTCAAGCAGTCCATGCGGCGCCTTTGGGCACTGGATAAGTTCAGTTACAGCGTACGGGTGTTTATCGCCCTCACCGGCAGCATGGCGCTGTGCTGGTATCAGGATGAAATGTCGCTGCTGATCCCGCTGTTCCTGGGGATTATCGCCAGCGCCCTGGCCGAAACCGATGACAGCTGGCAGGGCCGCCTCAATGCGCTGGCGGTGACGCTGGTGTGTTTCAGCGTGGCGGCGCTGTCGGTGGAGTTGCTGTTTCCCTACCCGTGGATTTTTGCCATCGCCATCGCCCTGGCGAGTTTCTGCCTGACCATGCTCGGCGCCCTGGGCGAGCGTTATGGCGCCATTGCCTCGGCCACTTTGATTCTGTCGGTCTACACCATGATCGGCGTGGACCAGCGCGGCGGCGCCGTCACCGACTTCTGGCACGAACCCTTGCTGCTGGTGGCCGGTGCCGCCTGGTACGGCGCGCTGTCGGTGCTGTGGCAGGCAATGTTTTCCAACCAGCCGGTTCAACAGAGCCTGGCCCGGCTGTTTCGCGAGCTGGGGCGTTACCTCAAGCTCAAGTCATCGCTGTTCGAGCCCATTCGCCAACTGGACGTCGAAGCGCGGCGCCTGGAGCTGGCACAACAAAATGGCCGGGTGGTGGCGGCGCTCAATGCGGCCAAGGAAATCATCCTGCACCGTGTCGGCAATGGCCGGCCGGGTTCCAAGGTCAGTCGCTACCTCAAGCTGTACTTCCTGGCCCAGGACATCCACGAGCGCGCCAGTTCCTCCCACTACCCCTACAACGCCCTGGCCGAAGCCTTCTTCCACAGCGATGTGCTGTTCCGTTGCCAGCGCCTGCTGCGCCAGCAAGGCAAGGCCTGCCAGGCCCTCGCCGAGTCGATCCAGCTGCGCCAGCCGTTTGTCTATGACGCCAGCTTCGCCGAGGCCCTGGGCGACCTGAATGCCTCCCTCGAACACCTGCGCATCCAGAGCAACCCGGCCTGGCGTGGCCTGCTGCGTTCGTTGCGCGCGCTGGCGGCCAACCTGTCGACCCTCGACCGCCTGCTCAGCGACGCCAGCAACCCCGACAGCCTGGCAGATGCCAGCGACAGCAGCCTGCTGGACCGCTCGCCGCGCAACCTCAAGGAAATGTGGACGCGCCTGCGTACCCAACTGACCCCGACTTCGCTGCTGTTCCGTCACGCCCTGCGCCTGCCCCTGGCGCTGAGTGTCGGCTACGGCATGGTGCATTTGATCCACCCGTCCCAGGGCTACTGGATCATCCTCACCACCCTGTTCGTCTGCCAGCCCAACTACGGCGCCACGCGGCGCAAGCTTGGCCAGCGGATCGTCGGCACGGCCATCGGCCTGACGGTGGCCTGGGCCCTGTTCGATCTGTTCCCTAACCCCTTGGTGCAGTCGATGTTCGCCATCGCCGCCGGGCTGGTGTTCTTTATCAACCGCACCACCCGCTACACCCTGGCCACCGCCGCCATTACCCTGATGGTGCTGTTCTGCTTCAACCAGGTGGGCGATGGGTATGGGCTGTTCCTGCCGCGCCTGTTCGATACCTTGCTCGGCAGCCTGATCGCCGGGCTGGCGGTGTTCCTGTTCCTGCCGGACTGGCAAGGCCGGCGCCTGAACAAAGTGCTGGCCAACACCCTGACCTGTAACAGCATCTACTTGCGCCAGATCATGCAGCAATATGCCGCCGGCAAGAGCGACGACCTGGCCTACCGCCTGGCCCGGCGCAATGCGCACAACGCCGACGCCGCGCTGTCCACCACCCTGGCCAATATGCTGATGGAGCCGGGGCACTTCCGTAAGGAAGCCGACGTTGGCTTCCGCTTCCTGGTGCTGTCCCACACCTTGCTCAGTTACCTGTCGGGGTTGGGTGCCCACCGCGACACCCAACTACCGGCCGATGTGCGCGAGCACCTGATCGAAGGCGCGGGCAAGACCCTCGCCACGAGCATCGACGAAATCGCCAGTGGGTTGGCGAACAAACAGCCGATTGCGGTGCAGAGCGATGCCGAGGAAGCGCTGGCAGTGGAGCTGGAGCAGATGCCGGATGAGATCGACGAAGCACAGCGCCTGGTGCAGACGCAGTTGGCATTGATCTGTCGGCAACTGGGGCCGTTGCGCACGCTGGCGGCGCATTTGATCAAGGAAACCAGTGCGGCTTAG
- a CDS encoding polysaccharide lyase family 7 protein: MIDLSTWNLSIPVGTPPATIDTPKLLSGFNGKYFQAEGSSVQFWSPVTGTRTENAIYPRSELRETYADGRLRNWTYPEADNYLRATLAINQVPSSGKIVIGQIHAYDSQKPLVKVEYQYKEKTQTGNIVAKVRMRPDDSKGRVIIVAENVPLQRNFTYVIHLNKAGLLSIEAANGQWNERLGAAWGKKPLYFKAGVYVQDNSGDSKEGGKVTFAKLDIDHN; this comes from the coding sequence ATGATTGATCTGTCCACCTGGAACCTGAGCATCCCTGTTGGCACCCCGCCAGCCACCATCGACACCCCCAAACTGCTCAGTGGTTTCAATGGCAAATACTTCCAGGCCGAAGGCAGCAGCGTGCAATTCTGGTCCCCCGTCACCGGTACCCGTACCGAAAACGCCATCTACCCGCGCAGCGAACTGCGGGAAACCTATGCCGACGGCCGGCTGCGCAACTGGACCTACCCAGAGGCCGACAACTACCTGCGCGCCACCCTGGCCATCAACCAGGTGCCCTCCTCGGGCAAGATCGTGATCGGTCAGATTCACGCCTATGACAGCCAGAAACCGCTGGTCAAAGTCGAATATCAATACAAGGAAAAAACCCAGACCGGCAACATCGTCGCCAAGGTGCGCATGCGCCCCGATGACAGCAAAGGCCGGGTGATTATCGTGGCCGAGAATGTGCCCCTGCAGCGCAACTTCACCTACGTCATCCACCTGAACAAAGCCGGCCTGCTGAGCATCGAGGCCGCCAACGGCCAATGGAACGAACGCCTCGGTGCCGCCTGGGGCAAGAAGCCGTTGTACTTCAAGGCCGGCGTATATGTGCAAGACAACAGTGGCGACAGCAAGGAAGGCGGCAAGGTGACATTTGCCAAGCTGGATATTGATCACAACTGA
- a CDS encoding putative bifunctional diguanylate cyclase/phosphodiesterase yields the protein MECAPTPAEGCSVLLVVDDYPENLISMRALLQRDDWQVVTAASGEEALGLLLETDVDLVLLDVRMPGMDGFEVARLMRGSQRTRMTPIIFLSATEQSPAAVLEGYASGAIDYLFKPFDPLILKPKVQALLEHQRNRRALQRLSHDLELARAFNASVLDNAAEGILVVGEDGVISYANPAISRLLNATVGELQGQAFLGFLQKPHMPDWFACELYTGYLRGETWRLHDAILRTAPGQQLPVAMSCAPLPREQKAMVVTVQDMSQVRHLHQQLESQAVTDPLTGLLNRRGFYQTVETILLRNERSEHATVLLYMDLDGFKRVNDSVGHDAGDRVLRWVSEQLALCLRSCDILGRLGGDEFVALLELEYPEQAAKLAEQLIERVSICQQVDGLEVMLGVSIGIAIFPDCGRDLSGLLRAADIAMYEAKRAGRQQYRYYDQEMNGRARSRLMLESSVREAIDHKQVTLVYQPQVSLVDGHLRGVEALLRWQHPSVGDVPPGLFLPLLEEARLISQLSSWIFHQVALARHAWAPVMSDDWVLSVSLSSSQFNMPNLATQLQQALERHGLQGRQLEVEIAEESLMHNIEESTKQLKQLRRLGVRIALDDFGSGNCSLAHLRDLEFDTLKLDPGLVARVLNSPREAALARSIIELCGHFGLLVIAEGVETLEQCHWLQANGCQFIQGPLVAPSLMADDISQWPQPFALRAGPC from the coding sequence ATGGAATGCGCTCCAACCCCGGCCGAAGGCTGCTCAGTGCTCCTGGTGGTCGATGACTACCCGGAAAACCTGATCAGCATGCGCGCGCTCCTGCAGCGCGACGACTGGCAGGTGGTGACGGCAGCCTCCGGCGAGGAGGCCCTGGGGCTTTTGCTCGAAACTGACGTGGACCTGGTGCTGCTGGATGTGCGGATGCCGGGTATGGACGGCTTTGAAGTGGCGCGCTTGATGCGCGGCAGCCAGCGCACCCGCATGACCCCGATCATCTTCCTGAGTGCCACTGAGCAATCGCCCGCCGCAGTGCTGGAGGGCTATGCCAGCGGCGCTATCGACTACCTGTTCAAGCCCTTCGACCCGCTGATCCTCAAGCCCAAGGTCCAGGCCTTGCTGGAGCATCAGCGCAACCGGCGGGCCTTGCAGCGCTTGAGTCATGACCTGGAGCTGGCCCGGGCCTTCAATGCCTCGGTGCTCGACAACGCCGCCGAGGGCATCCTGGTGGTGGGCGAAGACGGGGTGATCAGCTACGCCAACCCGGCTATTTCGCGACTGCTCAACGCCACGGTGGGCGAGTTGCAAGGCCAGGCGTTCCTGGGCTTCCTGCAAAAACCCCATATGCCCGACTGGTTTGCCTGCGAGTTGTACACCGGCTACCTGCGCGGTGAAACCTGGCGCCTGCATGACGCGATCCTGCGCACGGCGCCCGGCCAGCAACTGCCGGTGGCCATGTCCTGTGCGCCCTTGCCCCGCGAACAGAAGGCCATGGTGGTGACCGTGCAGGACATGTCGCAAGTGCGCCATCTGCATCAGCAACTGGAGTCCCAGGCCGTCACTGACCCCCTCACCGGTTTGCTCAATCGGCGTGGTTTCTATCAGACCGTGGAGACGATCCTGTTGCGCAACGAGCGCAGCGAGCATGCCACGGTGCTGCTGTATATGGACCTGGATGGCTTCAAGCGGGTCAATGATTCCGTAGGGCACGATGCCGGCGACCGGGTACTGCGCTGGGTCTCGGAGCAATTGGCGCTGTGCCTGCGCAGTTGCGACATTCTTGGCCGCCTTGGTGGGGATGAGTTCGTCGCGTTGCTGGAACTGGAATACCCGGAGCAGGCTGCCAAGCTTGCCGAACAGTTGATCGAGCGGGTGTCGATCTGCCAGCAAGTGGACGGCCTGGAGGTGATGCTGGGGGTCAGTATCGGCATTGCCATCTTCCCCGATTGCGGCCGCGACCTGAGCGGCCTGCTGCGCGCTGCCGATATCGCCATGTACGAAGCCAAGCGCGCCGGGCGTCAGCAATATCGCTATTACGATCAGGAAATGAACGGCCGGGCCCGCTCGCGCCTGATGCTTGAAAGCAGTGTGCGCGAGGCCATCGACCATAAGCAGGTGACCTTGGTGTACCAACCCCAGGTGTCCCTGGTGGACGGGCACTTGCGCGGGGTCGAAGCCTTGTTGCGCTGGCAGCACCCGAGTGTCGGCGATGTGCCGCCCGGGTTGTTCCTGCCCTTGCTGGAGGAGGCGCGCCTGATCAGTCAGCTCAGCAGTTGGATCTTCCACCAGGTGGCGCTGGCGCGACACGCCTGGGCCCCGGTCATGAGTGACGACTGGGTGCTGAGCGTGAGCCTGAGTAGCAGCCAGTTCAATATGCCCAACCTGGCGACCCAGCTGCAGCAGGCACTGGAGCGACATGGGTTGCAGGGGCGGCAACTGGAAGTGGAAATAGCTGAAGAAAGCCTGATGCACAATATCGAAGAGTCCACCAAGCAGCTCAAGCAACTCCGGCGCCTGGGGGTGCGAATAGCCCTCGATGACTTTGGCTCGGGCAACTGCTCCCTGGCGCATCTGCGTGACCTGGAGTTCGACACGCTCAAGCTCGACCCCGGCCTGGTTGCCCGCGTACTCAACTCGCCACGGGAGGCCGCGCTGGCTCGCAGTATTATCGAGCTGTGTGGGCACTTCGGCTTGCTGGTGATTGCCGAGGGCGTGGAAACCCTTGAGCAATGCCACTGGCTGCAGGCCAATGGCTGCCAATTCATCCAGGGCCCGCTGGTGGCCCCGTCGCTGATGGCCGACGATATTTCCCAGTGGCCGCAGCCTTTCGCGCTGCGCGCAGGCCCCTGCTGA
- a CDS encoding winged helix-turn-helix domain-containing protein, with product MDVSKTKSSFYRRLYVAYLIDSQLASSVPALTEVTGMPRRTAQDTIAALADLDIVCEFEQEDGARNHAGRYRIRDWGAIDRGWIERNLVQVKQVLGYP from the coding sequence ATGGATGTGAGCAAGACCAAGAGCAGTTTCTACCGCCGCCTGTATGTGGCGTATCTGATCGACAGCCAATTGGCCAGCAGCGTCCCGGCGTTGACCGAAGTGACCGGCATGCCCCGGCGCACGGCCCAGGACACCATCGCCGCGTTGGCGGACCTGGATATCGTCTGCGAGTTCGAGCAGGAAGACGGCGCCCGCAATCATGCCGGGCGCTATCGGATTCGCGATTGGGGGGCGATTGACCGTGGCTGGATCGAGCGCAACCTGGTGCAGGTCAAGCAGGTGTTGGGTTATCCCTGA
- a CDS encoding NAD(P)/FAD-dependent oxidoreductase: MRSTEVVIIGAGAAGLMCALTAAGRGRKVMLIDHANKAGKKILMSGGGRCNFTNMYTEPANFLSHNAHFCKSALARYTQWDFIGLVAKHGVPYHEKKLGQLFCDNKSSDILGMLLDECIQTGVSLHLDTSIQEIARLDSGYQLQTTLGELRCESLVIATGGLSIPTLGATGFGYQVAKQFGHELLPTRAGLVPFTITDQLKELCGELSGTSVDCLVSCNDQSFRENILFTHRGLSGPAILQISSYWEPGDTVEINLLPDHDAHAWLQQQQAERPNSELKTLLGEIFTKKMANLLAETWFVSKPMKQYTHAELADIATKLGSWQLVPAGTEGYRTAEVTLGGVDTREVSSKTMESLKSPGLYFIGEVLDVTGHLGGFNFQWAWASGYAAAQYA, encoded by the coding sequence TTGCGCTCGACCGAAGTTGTGATCATTGGCGCTGGCGCCGCAGGCTTGATGTGCGCGCTGACCGCCGCCGGGCGTGGGCGCAAGGTGATGTTGATCGACCATGCGAACAAGGCCGGCAAGAAGATCCTGATGTCCGGCGGTGGCCGCTGTAACTTCACCAATATGTACACCGAGCCTGCCAACTTCCTCTCGCACAATGCGCACTTCTGCAAATCCGCCCTGGCCCGTTACACCCAGTGGGATTTCATCGGGCTGGTGGCCAAGCATGGCGTGCCGTACCACGAGAAGAAGCTCGGCCAGCTGTTCTGCGATAACAAATCCAGCGACATCCTCGGCATGCTGCTCGACGAATGCATCCAGACCGGCGTGAGCCTGCACCTGGACACCTCGATCCAGGAGATCGCCAGGCTCGACAGCGGCTACCAACTGCAGACCACCCTCGGCGAGTTGCGCTGCGAGTCCCTGGTGATTGCCACCGGTGGCCTGTCGATTCCGACCCTGGGCGCCACCGGCTTTGGTTATCAGGTGGCCAAGCAGTTCGGCCATGAACTGCTGCCGACCCGTGCAGGCCTGGTGCCGTTTACCATCACCGATCAGCTCAAGGAACTGTGTGGCGAGCTGTCCGGCACCTCGGTCGATTGCCTGGTCAGCTGCAACGACCAGAGCTTTCGCGAGAACATTTTGTTCACCCATCGCGGCCTGAGCGGGCCGGCGATTTTGCAGATCTCCTCGTACTGGGAGCCCGGCGACACGGTAGAAATCAACCTGCTGCCCGACCACGACGCCCACGCCTGGCTGCAACAGCAACAGGCCGAGCGCCCCAACAGCGAACTCAAGACCCTGCTGGGCGAGATCTTCACCAAGAAGATGGCCAACCTGCTGGCCGAGACGTGGTTTGTGTCCAAACCGATGAAGCAGTACACCCACGCCGAACTGGCAGATATCGCTACCAAGCTGGGCAGTTGGCAATTGGTCCCGGCCGGCACCGAGGGCTACCGCACCGCCGAAGTCACCCTGGGCGGGGTGGATACGCGGGAAGTGTCGTCCAAGACCATGGAGTCGCTGAAAAGCCCCGGCCTGTACTTTATCGGCGAAGTGCTGGATGTGACCGGGCACCTGGGCGGGTTCAACTTCCAGTGGGCCTGGGCTTCGGGGTATGCGGCGGCGCAGTACGCCTGA
- the fba gene encoding class II fructose-bisphosphate aldolase (catalyzes the reversible aldol condensation of dihydroxyacetonephosphate and glyceraldehyde 3-phosphate in the Calvin cycle, glycolysis, and/or gluconeogenesis) yields the protein MALISMRQMLDHAAEFGYGVPAFNVNNLEQMRAIMEAADKTDSPVIVQASAGARKYAGAPFLRHLILAAIEEFPHIPVCMHQDHGTSPDVCQRSIQLGFSSVMMDGSLGEDGKTPTDYDYNVRVTQQTVALAHACGVSVEGELGCLGSLETGMAGEEDGIGAEGVLDHSQMLTDPEEAADFVKRTQVDALAIAIGTSHGAYKFTKPPTGDVLAIDRIKEIHKRIPNTHLVMHGSSSVPQEWLAIINQYGGDIKETYGVPVEEIVEGIKHGVRKVNIDTDLRLASTGAMRRLMATNPSEFDPRKFFGATVTAMRDVCIARYEAFGTAGNASKIKPVSLEAMYQRYLKGELNAKVN from the coding sequence ATGGCACTTATCAGCATGCGTCAAATGCTGGATCACGCAGCCGAGTTCGGCTACGGCGTCCCAGCCTTTAACGTCAACAACCTTGAGCAGATGCGCGCCATCATGGAAGCCGCTGACAAGACCGACTCCCCAGTGATCGTCCAGGCTTCGGCCGGTGCCCGCAAATACGCCGGCGCACCGTTCCTGCGTCACCTGATCCTCGCGGCAATCGAAGAATTCCCACACATCCCGGTGTGCATGCACCAGGACCACGGCACCAGCCCTGACGTATGCCAGCGCTCCATCCAACTGGGCTTCAGCTCGGTGATGATGGACGGCTCCCTCGGCGAAGACGGCAAGACCCCGACCGACTACGACTACAACGTGCGCGTCACCCAACAAACCGTGGCCCTGGCTCATGCCTGCGGCGTTTCGGTAGAGGGCGAGCTGGGCTGCCTGGGCTCCCTGGAAACCGGCATGGCCGGCGAAGAAGACGGGATCGGCGCCGAAGGCGTGCTGGATCACAGCCAGATGCTGACCGACCCGGAAGAGGCCGCTGACTTCGTCAAGCGCACCCAGGTCGACGCCCTGGCCATCGCCATCGGCACCAGCCACGGCGCGTACAAGTTCACTAAGCCGCCTACCGGCGACGTGCTGGCCATCGACCGCATCAAGGAAATCCACAAGCGCATCCCCAACACCCACCTGGTGATGCACGGTTCTTCCTCGGTACCGCAAGAATGGCTGGCGATCATCAACCAGTACGGCGGCGACATCAAAGAAACCTACGGCGTACCGGTTGAAGAAATCGTCGAAGGCATTAAGCACGGCGTGCGCAAGGTCAACATCGACACCGACCTGCGCCTGGCTTCCACCGGTGCGATGCGTCGCCTGATGGCCACCAACCCGAGCGAGTTTGACCCGCGTAAGTTCTTCGGCGCCACTGTGACTGCGATGCGTGATGTATGTATTGCGCGTTACGAAGCGTTCGGCACGGCCGGTAATGCTTCGAAGATCAAGCCTGTGTCGTTGGAAGCGATGTATCAGCGGTATTTGAAAGGTGAGTTGAACGCTAAGGTCAACTAA
- a CDS encoding M48 metallopeptidase family protein, producing the protein MTALKYLQAYPAALQEQVRQLIAKDQLGDYLHQRYPERHAVQSDKALYSYALALKQEHLRNAPAIDKVLFDNRLDLTHRALGLHTTISRVQGGNLKSKKEIRIAALFKDAAPEFLKMIVVHELAHFKESDHNKAFYKLCEYMLPGYHQVEFDLRVYLTYRDLQGAARD; encoded by the coding sequence ATGACTGCGCTGAAATACCTCCAGGCCTATCCCGCCGCCCTGCAAGAGCAAGTGCGCCAATTGATCGCCAAAGATCAATTAGGCGACTACCTGCACCAGCGTTACCCCGAGCGCCATGCGGTGCAGAGTGACAAGGCGCTGTACAGCTACGCCCTGGCCCTGAAGCAGGAGCACCTGCGCAATGCACCGGCCATCGACAAAGTGCTGTTCGACAACCGCCTGGACCTGACCCATCGCGCCCTGGGCCTGCACACCACGATTTCGCGGGTGCAGGGCGGCAATCTCAAATCCAAGAAAGAGATCCGCATCGCCGCGTTGTTCAAGGACGCGGCGCCGGAGTTCCTGAAGATGATCGTTGTCCACGAGCTGGCGCACTTCAAGGAATCGGACCACAACAAGGCGTTCTACAAACTCTGCGAATATATGTTGCCCGGCTACCATCAGGTGGAATTCGACCTGCGGGTGTACCTGACCTATCGCGACTTGCAGGGCGCAGCGCGGGATTGA
- a CDS encoding GNAT family N-acetyltransferase, whose translation MTVDWVCKHHNDLGKEQLYAILRLRAEVFVVEQKCIYQDIDDQDLEGDTHHLMAWKDNQLVAYLRLLDPELHGGDVVIGRVLVAEAARGTGLGHQMLEETLKQIDDIWPQTPIFLSAQAHLQGYYGRYGFKVEGEEYLEDDIPHIGMRRA comes from the coding sequence ATGACTGTCGATTGGGTTTGCAAGCACCACAATGATCTGGGCAAGGAACAGCTCTACGCCATTTTGCGTCTGCGGGCAGAGGTATTTGTCGTCGAGCAGAAATGCATCTACCAGGACATCGACGATCAGGATCTGGAGGGCGACACCCACCACCTGATGGCCTGGAAGGACAACCAATTGGTGGCTTACCTGCGCCTGCTGGACCCGGAGCTGCATGGCGGTGACGTGGTTATCGGCCGCGTGCTGGTGGCCGAGGCAGCCCGGGGCACTGGCCTGGGCCACCAGATGCTGGAGGAAACCCTCAAGCAGATCGACGATATCTGGCCGCAGACACCGATTTTTCTTTCAGCCCAGGCGCATTTGCAGGGGTACTACGGCAGATATGGGTTCAAGGTCGAGGGTGAGGAATACCTGGAGGATGATATTCCGCATATTGGGATGCGGCGCGCTTGA
- the alr gene encoding alanine racemase, protein MPFTRTLLALSMGMVLLQNPAFAAPPLSMTDGVAQVSIQDSNAWVEISKAAFEHNIRTLQTSLADKSKICAVLKADAYGHGIGLLMPSVIKLGVPCVGVASNEEARVVRESGFKGQLIRVRTAALSELEAALPYNVEELVGNLDFAVRASLIAEHHGRPLVVHLGLNSSGMSRNGVEMTTAQGRRDAVAITKVPNLEVKAIMTHFAVEDAADVRTGLKAFNEQANWLIDVAQLDRSKITLHAANSFATLEVPESRLDMVRPGGLLFGDTVPSFTEYKRVMQFKSHVASVNSYPKGNTVGYDRTYTLKRDSKLANITVGYSDGYRRAFTNKGIVLINGHRVPVVGKVSMNTLMVDVTDVPTVKSGDEVVLFGKQGNVQTTQAEVEDINGALLADLYTVWGNSNPKILVDK, encoded by the coding sequence ATGCCCTTCACTCGCACCCTACTCGCCCTGTCCATGGGTATGGTTCTGCTGCAAAACCCGGCCTTCGCTGCCCCGCCCTTATCGATGACCGACGGGGTGGCCCAGGTCAGTATCCAGGACAGCAACGCCTGGGTTGAGATCAGCAAAGCCGCGTTTGAACACAACATCCGTACCCTGCAAACCAGCCTCGCCGACAAGTCGAAAATCTGCGCCGTGCTCAAGGCCGACGCCTACGGTCACGGCATTGGCCTGCTGATGCCATCGGTGATCAAGCTCGGTGTGCCTTGCGTGGGCGTGGCCAGCAATGAAGAAGCCCGCGTCGTGCGCGAAAGCGGCTTCAAGGGTCAACTGATCCGCGTGCGTACTGCCGCCCTGAGCGAACTGGAAGCGGCGCTGCCGTACAACGTCGAAGAACTGGTGGGCAACCTCGACTTCGCCGTGCGCGCCAGCCTGATCGCCGAACATCATGGCCGCCCGCTGGTAGTACACCTGGGCCTGAACTCCAGTGGCATGAGCCGCAATGGCGTAGAAATGACCACAGCCCAGGGCCGCCGCGACGCCGTAGCCATCACCAAGGTGCCGAACCTGGAAGTGAAGGCGATCATGACCCACTTCGCCGTCGAAGACGCCGCCGACGTACGCACCGGTCTCAAGGCCTTCAACGAGCAGGCCAATTGGCTGATCGACGTCGCCCAACTGGACCGCAGTAAAATCACCCTGCACGCGGCCAACTCCTTCGCCACCCTGGAAGTGCCCGAGTCCCGCCTGGACATGGTGCGCCCCGGCGGCCTGCTGTTTGGCGACACCGTGCCGTCGTTTACCGAATACAAGCGGGTGATGCAGTTCAAATCCCACGTGGCCTCGGTCAACAGCTACCCGAAAGGCAACACCGTCGGCTACGACCGCACCTACACCCTGAAGCGCGATTCAAAACTGGCCAACATCACCGTGGGCTATTCCGACGGCTATCGCCGGGCGTTCACCAATAAAGGCATCGTGCTGATCAACGGGCATCGGGTGCCGGTGGTGGGCAAGGTGTCGATGAACACGCTGATGGTGGATGTGACGGATGTGCCAACCGTGAAGAGCGGAGATGAGGTGGTGCTGTTTGGCAAGCAGGGGAATGTCCAGACCACCCAGGCGGAGGTAGAGGATATCAATGGGGCGTTGTTGGCTGACCTTTATACGGTGTGGGGGAATTCAAACCCCAAAATACTGGTCGATAAATAA